The Triplophysa dalaica isolate WHDGS20190420 chromosome 5, ASM1584641v1, whole genome shotgun sequence genome window below encodes:
- the tnni1d gene encoding troponin I, skeletal, slow d has protein sequence MYGVISNIWLIGSTKHHNGGIRRPGNPKMDIKPKSKISASRKLSLKIMLLNRAIDDLEREKQDRDEEKKRYLQEKLPPLQLSGLSLGELQNLCKQFYAKIDAVDEERYDYEDKVVKHNKDITELKLKIQDLGGKFKRPALRKVRVSADEMMRALLGSKHKGSMDLRANLKSVKKEDIKQEKVSTSEVSDWRKNVEAMSGMEGRKKMFDAAGGGQ, from the exons ATGTATG GtgttatttcaaatatttgGCTTATTGGATCAACGAAGCATCACAATGGGGGA ATTCGAAGGCCTGGAAATCCCAAAATGGATATCAAA CCCAAGTCAAAGATTTCGGCATCTCGGAAACTTTCTTTAAAG ATAATGCTTCTTAATAGAGCGATTGACGATTTGGAAAGAGAGAAACAAGATAGGGATGAGGAAAAAAAGCGCTACTTGCAAGAAAAACTTCCTCCTTTGCAACTGTCTGGGCTTTCTTTGGGCGAGTTACAG AATCTGTGCAAGCAATTTTACGCCAAAATCGATGCGGTAGATGAAGAGAGATATGACTATGAGGACAAAGTTGTTAAGCACAACAAAGAT ATCACTGAGCTCAAACTGAAGATTCAGGATCTGGGAGGGAAGTTCAAGAGGCCGGCGCTGAGGAAGGTGCGCGTGTCTGCCGATGAAATGATGAGGGCCCTGCTGGGTTCGAAACACAAAGGCTCCATGGACCTCCGGGCAAATCTGAAGTCGGTCAAGAAAGAGGACATCAAGCAAGAAAAG GTCTCGACTTCTGAGGTTAGTGACTGGCGTAAGAATGTGGAAGCCATGTCTGGCATGGAGGGAAGAAAGAAGATGTTTGACGCTGCTGGGGGAGGCCAGTGA